A window from Terriglobia bacterium encodes these proteins:
- the mgrA gene encoding L-glyceraldehyde 3-phosphate reductase — MYVAHGNRYDSMQYRLCGRSGLKLPLISLGLWHNFGGVDTLENCRAMLRCAFDLGITHLDLANNYGPPPGSAEENFGRALRMDFAEYRDELIISTKAGYLMWPGPYGEWGSRKYLLASLDQSLKRMGLDYVDIFYSHRPDPETPLEETMLALDQAVRSGKALYAGVSNYSPEQTAEAAKILRTLRTPFIIHQMKYSMFVRTPEAGLFDELRRDGVGGIAFTPLAQGLLTDRYLKGIPADSRAAKTSSPFLNAKDVTEQRMAQVRALGEIARQRGQGLAQMALAWVLRQDVMASALIGASRVEQIEQNVAAINNLGFSEEELAKIDQIAGRT; from the coding sequence GTGTACGTGGCCCATGGCAACCGTTACGACTCCATGCAGTATCGCCTTTGCGGACGCAGCGGCCTCAAGCTTCCCCTGATCTCTCTTGGGCTTTGGCACAACTTCGGTGGCGTCGATACGCTGGAGAACTGCCGGGCGATGCTGCGGTGCGCATTCGACCTCGGAATTACCCATCTCGATTTAGCCAACAATTATGGGCCGCCGCCGGGGTCGGCAGAGGAGAACTTCGGGCGGGCGCTGCGAATGGATTTCGCGGAGTATCGCGATGAACTGATCATTTCCACCAAGGCTGGCTACCTGATGTGGCCGGGACCTTATGGCGAATGGGGATCTCGCAAGTACCTGCTGGCGAGTCTTGACCAGAGCCTGAAGCGGATGGGGCTCGACTACGTCGATATCTTTTACTCGCACCGGCCCGATCCGGAGACGCCGCTCGAAGAGACGATGCTCGCGCTGGACCAGGCGGTGCGCTCGGGCAAGGCGCTCTACGCCGGAGTCTCGAATTACAGCCCGGAGCAGACCGCCGAGGCGGCGAAGATCCTGCGTACCTTGCGGACGCCGTTCATCATTCACCAGATGAAGTATTCGATGTTCGTCCGCACGCCCGAAGCGGGACTGTTTGATGAACTGCGCCGTGACGGAGTCGGTGGCATCGCATTTACCCCGCTGGCGCAAGGATTGCTCACGGATCGTTATCTGAAGGGCATTCCGGCGGATTCGCGCGCGGCGAAGACCAGCAGCCCTTTCCTGAACGCGAAGGACGTGACCGAGCAGCGAATGGCACAGGTCCGCGCGTTGGGCGAGATCGCGCGGCAAAGAGGCCAAGGACTGGCGCAGATGGCGCTGGCGTGGGTTCTGCGACAGGACGTAATGGCGAGCGCCCTGATCGGCGCGAGCCGGGTCGAGCAGATCGAGCAGAATGTTGCCGCGATCAACAACCTGGGTTTCTCGGAAGAAGAACTAGCGAAAATTGATCAGATCGCCGGGCGAACTTAG
- the nagA gene encoding N-acetylglucosamine-6-phosphate deacetylase, with translation MITAITAAELLSSTGQISSPVILVEDGVITKLGPASAVEIPGNAALREFSGAVLAPGFIDIHIHGSAGYDVMQGDQKGLEKMASFLAQRGVTSFLATTVTAETPVLLASIERLAEQIHNWHSETAAAVPFGIHMEGPWISKARCGVHPTSAIENPTLEMFDRYYRAANGHLRLITIAPELPGATELIREAVKRGVRISLGHTDGLQKDADAAIEAGATHATHTFNAMRPLNHREPGVVGRVLASEAMSAEIIADGIHVDQTVVELFLRCKGVERSVLVTDAISASGMPDGKYKLGTFEVTVQGSRCEFGGKLAGSVLTLEGAVQNVMRFSGWGIEDAVRLVTANPARVIGESGRGALTAGNRADITVLSRKGEVIECFAAGIPAIGKSGTHAAS, from the coding sequence TTGATCACCGCTATCACCGCTGCCGAACTGCTGTCCTCCACCGGACAAATCTCATCGCCCGTGATTCTCGTCGAGGACGGAGTGATCACGAAACTCGGCCCCGCCAGCGCTGTCGAAATCCCCGGCAACGCTGCACTCCGAGAATTCTCCGGCGCAGTGCTCGCACCCGGCTTCATCGACATTCACATCCACGGTTCCGCCGGTTATGACGTCATGCAGGGCGACCAGAAGGGTCTGGAAAAGATGGCCTCGTTCCTGGCCCAGCGCGGTGTAACTTCGTTTCTCGCGACCACGGTCACCGCGGAAACCCCGGTTCTCCTCGCTTCCATCGAGCGTCTCGCGGAGCAGATCCACAACTGGCATTCGGAGACCGCTGCGGCGGTGCCGTTCGGAATCCACATGGAAGGTCCGTGGATCAGCAAGGCTCGTTGCGGTGTGCATCCCACGTCGGCCATCGAGAACCCTACGCTCGAGATGTTCGACCGCTACTATCGCGCGGCGAATGGTCATCTTCGCTTGATCACCATCGCTCCGGAGCTTCCCGGCGCCACTGAGTTGATTCGGGAGGCCGTGAAACGTGGAGTTCGCATCTCGCTCGGGCACACCGACGGGTTGCAAAAAGATGCTGACGCCGCGATCGAAGCTGGCGCCACACACGCGACCCACACATTCAACGCCATGCGCCCGCTCAATCATCGCGAACCCGGTGTCGTGGGGCGCGTCCTTGCGAGCGAGGCGATGAGCGCGGAAATCATCGCGGACGGAATCCACGTTGATCAAACCGTGGTTGAACTCTTCCTGCGCTGCAAAGGCGTTGAAAGGTCTGTTCTGGTGACCGACGCGATCAGCGCGTCCGGGATGCCTGACGGCAAATACAAATTAGGGACGTTCGAGGTGACAGTTCAGGGCTCTCGCTGCGAATTCGGTGGCAAACTCGCGGGCAGCGTCCTGACACTGGAAGGCGCGGTTCAAAATGTCATGCGCTTCTCAGGCTGGGGAATCGAAGACGCGGTCCGGCTGGTCACTGCGAACCCCGCCCGCGTCATCGGAGAGTCAGGGCGCGGGGCACTGACCGCCGGAAACCGAGCAGACATCACCGTGCTCTCTCGCAAGGGCGAGGTCATCGAGTGCTTCGCCGCCGGAATTCCGGCTATCGGAAAGTCGGGCACTCACGCAGCGAGTTAA
- a CDS encoding AraC family transcriptional regulator ligand-binding domain-containing protein, with product MSNRFRVSAAIPRKLEDLGLSPAQVLSRASLPLGLLKQEKMLLTTEELFAFYSAIAEVGHDPAIGLKLGVADRIERYDPIAIAALCTRSFRDALARIARYKQITCPESIDVVEQGDESRVQFNFLLAQAEEPAILIDVCFAWLLSLARRGMGKQINPVRVEFRHFSTCQETYEQHFQAPVRFGSPQNALIFSKTDLDKPFVTHNADLLAAVAPQLETELSQRLLQKTIAEEVKAALKRLLAGQRPGIAAVARDLRMSTRTLQRRLTEDGVTFQQLMQEARRELAHHYLLHTSFELNETAYLLGYEDANSFFRAFQAWEGTTPGQWRAANSVRAMLRAAARTA from the coding sequence ATGAGCAATCGCTTTCGTGTCTCCGCCGCTATTCCCCGCAAGCTCGAGGATCTGGGCCTTTCTCCTGCACAGGTTCTCTCCCGGGCAAGTCTGCCTCTGGGTCTTCTCAAGCAGGAGAAGATGCTGCTGACTACGGAAGAACTCTTCGCGTTCTATTCCGCGATTGCCGAAGTGGGCCATGATCCCGCCATCGGCCTCAAACTTGGTGTGGCGGATCGCATCGAGCGTTACGATCCGATTGCTATTGCAGCGCTGTGTACGCGCTCGTTTCGCGATGCCCTCGCCCGTATCGCGCGCTACAAGCAGATCACCTGTCCGGAAAGCATCGACGTAGTCGAGCAAGGCGACGAGAGCCGCGTTCAATTCAACTTCCTGCTCGCGCAGGCGGAAGAACCGGCCATATTGATTGACGTCTGTTTCGCGTGGCTGCTTTCACTGGCCCGGCGCGGCATGGGCAAACAAATCAATCCGGTTCGCGTTGAATTCCGCCATTTTTCAACTTGCCAAGAAACCTATGAGCAGCATTTCCAGGCTCCGGTGCGCTTCGGGTCGCCGCAGAACGCTCTCATTTTCAGCAAGACCGATCTCGATAAGCCATTCGTGACGCACAATGCCGACCTGCTTGCGGCCGTGGCACCACAGTTGGAAACGGAACTGTCACAGCGGCTCTTACAGAAAACGATCGCTGAAGAGGTGAAGGCCGCTCTGAAGCGCCTTCTAGCCGGACAGCGCCCCGGGATCGCTGCTGTGGCCCGCGACCTGCGCATGAGCACAAGAACTTTGCAGAGACGCTTGACCGAGGATGGGGTGACGTTCCAGCAACTTATGCAGGAGGCGCGCCGCGAGCTCGCTCACCACTATCTCCTGCACACGAGCTTTGAACTGAACGAGACGGCGTACCTGCTCGGTTATGAGGATGCCAACTCATTCTTCCGTGCATTCCAGGCTTGGGAGGGCACTACTCCGGGACAATGGCGTGCCGCCAACAGCGTTCGCGCCATGCTGCGCGCCGCCGCTCGAACCGCCTGA
- a CDS encoding NAD(P)-dependent alcohol dehydrogenase: MSVTPAITPERAASRKTYTAKAFAAHSASSALAPHNVERREPLPTDVQIQVLYCGVCHSDLHTVRNEWEAMMPTVYPCVPGHEIVGRVTKVGTAVKKFREGDIAAVGCLVDSDRVCENCRAGEEQFCLGGATFTYNAEDKHLGGVTYGGYSDSIVVDEAFTLRVSDKLNLAAAAPLLCAGITTYSPLRHWNVSKGQKVGIVGLGGLGHMGVKFANAFGADVVLFTTSPGKTQDALRLGAHEVVISKDSQEMLKHAGSFDFILDTVSAPHDLNAYLNLLKRDGTMTLVGAPPQPTPVAGFNLIFGRRSLAGSLIGGLPQTQEMLDFCAENNITCDIEMIPIQKINEAYERMLKSDVKYRFVIDMASLK, encoded by the coding sequence ATGAGTGTCACACCTGCTATCACCCCGGAGCGGGCAGCATCCCGAAAAACATATACGGCAAAGGCGTTCGCCGCGCACAGCGCAAGTTCCGCGCTTGCCCCCCATAACGTTGAGCGGCGCGAACCGCTGCCGACCGATGTCCAGATCCAGGTTCTGTACTGCGGAGTTTGCCACTCGGACCTGCATACGGTACGCAACGAGTGGGAAGCCATGATGCCGACGGTTTATCCATGCGTTCCCGGTCATGAGATCGTCGGCCGCGTCACGAAGGTCGGCACCGCTGTCAAGAAATTCAGGGAAGGCGATATCGCCGCTGTCGGCTGCCTGGTCGACTCGGATCGCGTCTGCGAGAACTGCCGCGCCGGCGAAGAGCAGTTCTGCCTTGGCGGTGCCACGTTCACCTACAACGCGGAAGACAAGCACCTCGGCGGCGTCACCTACGGCGGATACTCCGACAGCATCGTAGTTGACGAAGCCTTTACGCTGCGCGTCTCCGATAAGCTGAACCTCGCGGCCGCGGCGCCGCTTCTGTGTGCCGGAATAACAACTTATTCGCCGCTGCGGCATTGGAATGTCAGCAAGGGACAGAAGGTCGGCATCGTCGGCCTTGGCGGCTTGGGACATATGGGCGTAAAGTTCGCCAATGCCTTTGGCGCCGACGTCGTCCTGTTCACGACCTCCCCTGGCAAGACGCAGGATGCGCTTCGGCTTGGCGCTCATGAAGTCGTGATCTCGAAGGATTCACAGGAGATGCTAAAGCACGCCGGCAGCTTCGACTTCATTCTCGACACGGTTTCCGCCCCGCACGACCTGAATGCCTATCTCAACCTGCTGAAGCGAGACGGAACTATGACCCTTGTCGGCGCCCCGCCCCAGCCAACACCCGTGGCGGGATTCAACCTGATTTTCGGCCGGCGCAGCCTCGCCGGGTCGCTCATAGGTGGGCTGCCGCAAACGCAGGAGATGCTCGACTTCTGTGCCGAGAACAACATTACCTGCGACATCGAGATGATTCCCATTCAGAAGATCAACGAAGCTTACGAGCGAATGCTTAAAAGCGACGTGAAGTACCGTTTCGTCATCGATATGGCATCACTGAAGTAG
- a CDS encoding sulfatase-like hydrolase/transferase: MKSADGHSSTFKVPVWFSATIRMLYCGLMLLLSSYCLLAYLPDIYYSYIRAPFQAWLPWLIDHQPSLFSSVALVLCITLFLETDKRHLRRLLIEFTALQVGAALFFIFVRPFAEIQNDSRSFIWAMVLLFPIVFLGLLDRLAHWKSIEESNQGPPQRLEFAAPLLLATAIAIVFPGVGILRSLQASTAFRIEAFDIGAWIFAIFAHVLFCAFLLSLFNLPESLFRNSARRARLRFFLRNLIVWVVLQRIVQNVILDSVPFYSLASQIYSAAFALSLLMLGGSLLLLFVQFVRMRGGVLVNVNRSRLAIAVAAILVACAYIVPVFIDMMDWNYLLQKTCTLVLWAIAFTAAFLWRRMRSPRPYPTAVLVAVLVCSPLLYVFALKDATGASRPTSGKGMQGALSKHLSVDASYRVIQELWSWHKSKPCDDLCKYLLTQTNLPPTARATAVDIQLTKELKPAQGKKPNIFLFVVDSLRQDYVSAYNPAVTFTPEIGKFAADSVVLRNSFTRYAGTTLSEPAIWSGTMLLHKTYLQPFHNVDSLEKLLDVDGYQRFITVDIPVLQVILQPTPDLVRLDENVKRWTQVDFCSTLSEAESKISRRADPNQPIFMFTMAKNIHTVTLSELPPDRQPKKAYPGFRATTASELQRMDGCFGGFVRYLKASGLYDNSIIILTSDHGDSFGEFGHQGHAMEVDPDVLRIPLIIHLPEQMKKRYYNDPNQVAFNIDVTPTLYYLLGHGPIVNDPRFGRPLFTKTKEEAEEYQRDNYLVASSYGPIYGILGKNGKSLFVANADRGTNQYFNLRNDPEGGINRVNDKILAADQKIVRDDVEAIARLYQYKYHAPTFMDWLMH, from the coding sequence ATGAAGAGCGCTGACGGCCATTCCTCAACCTTCAAGGTCCCCGTGTGGTTCTCCGCAACCATACGGATGCTGTACTGCGGGCTGATGCTGTTGCTGTCGAGTTACTGCCTGCTCGCTTATCTTCCGGATATTTATTACTCGTATATAAGAGCGCCATTCCAGGCGTGGCTTCCCTGGCTTATCGATCACCAACCGTCGCTTTTCAGTTCGGTGGCGCTGGTACTGTGCATTACGCTGTTTCTTGAGACGGATAAGCGGCATCTCCGACGATTGCTAATCGAATTTACGGCTTTACAGGTTGGAGCGGCTCTGTTCTTTATATTTGTTCGACCATTTGCGGAGATCCAGAACGATTCGCGTAGCTTCATCTGGGCCATGGTCCTGCTGTTTCCGATAGTATTCCTGGGCCTGCTGGACCGGCTTGCACATTGGAAATCCATCGAGGAGTCAAACCAGGGGCCGCCACAGCGGCTGGAATTCGCCGCTCCATTATTGCTGGCGACTGCGATAGCGATTGTTTTTCCGGGCGTGGGTATCCTGCGATCGCTGCAGGCCAGCACGGCTTTTCGCATTGAAGCTTTCGATATCGGGGCGTGGATTTTCGCAATCTTCGCCCACGTTTTGTTCTGCGCCTTCCTGTTGAGCCTCTTCAACCTTCCCGAGTCGCTCTTTCGGAATTCTGCACGGCGCGCGAGATTGCGGTTTTTCTTGCGCAACCTGATTGTCTGGGTTGTTTTGCAACGGATCGTTCAGAACGTCATTCTCGATTCAGTGCCCTTTTACTCGCTGGCGTCGCAGATTTATTCGGCGGCATTCGCTCTTTCTCTGCTGATGCTGGGCGGGTCATTACTCCTCCTCTTCGTGCAATTCGTGCGGATGCGTGGAGGGGTGCTGGTTAACGTGAACAGGTCGCGGCTCGCGATTGCAGTGGCCGCCATTCTCGTTGCCTGTGCGTACATCGTGCCGGTATTCATCGACATGATGGACTGGAATTACCTTCTTCAGAAGACCTGCACGCTCGTGCTCTGGGCGATTGCATTCACTGCCGCGTTTCTGTGGCGAAGAATGCGTTCGCCTCGACCTTATCCCACAGCAGTGTTGGTTGCGGTGCTTGTTTGTAGTCCATTGCTATATGTCTTTGCGTTGAAGGATGCAACTGGAGCGTCGCGGCCGACCTCGGGAAAGGGAATGCAAGGTGCACTGAGCAAGCACCTGAGCGTGGACGCCTCGTACCGCGTAATCCAGGAACTGTGGTCTTGGCACAAGTCAAAGCCTTGCGACGATCTCTGCAAATATCTGCTCACGCAAACCAACTTACCGCCCACGGCCAGGGCTACCGCGGTGGATATACAGCTCACGAAGGAATTGAAGCCCGCGCAGGGCAAGAAGCCCAATATCTTTCTTTTCGTGGTCGACAGCCTGCGCCAGGACTACGTCTCCGCCTATAACCCGGCCGTGACCTTCACTCCGGAAATCGGAAAGTTCGCCGCCGACAGCGTGGTACTGCGGAACTCGTTCACACGCTACGCCGGAACAACGTTATCGGAGCCGGCGATCTGGTCGGGAACCATGTTGCTGCACAAGACCTACCTGCAGCCGTTTCACAACGTTGACAGCCTTGAAAAGCTGCTGGACGTGGACGGATACCAACGCTTCATCACCGTTGACATTCCAGTGTTGCAGGTAATCCTCCAGCCCACGCCGGACTTAGTGCGCCTGGACGAAAACGTGAAGCGATGGACGCAGGTGGACTTCTGCTCGACCCTGAGTGAAGCGGAGTCGAAAATCAGCCGGCGTGCGGACCCGAACCAGCCGATATTCATGTTCACGATGGCGAAGAACATCCACACGGTCACGCTGTCGGAACTGCCTCCGGACCGCCAGCCCAAGAAAGCATATCCGGGTTTCAGGGCCACGACCGCTTCGGAACTGCAGCGGATGGACGGTTGCTTCGGGGGTTTCGTTCGCTATTTAAAGGCCTCGGGCCTGTATGACAACAGCATCATCATCCTGACCTCGGATCACGGAGATTCTTTCGGGGAGTTCGGTCACCAGGGTCACGCAATGGAAGTCGATCCAGACGTGCTGCGAATCCCATTGATCATCCACTTGCCCGAGCAGATGAAGAAGCGCTATTACAACGATCCCAACCAGGTGGCGTTCAATATCGACGTCACGCCAACGCTCTACTATTTGCTCGGACACGGACCCATCGTGAACGACCCGCGCTTCGGGCGGCCTCTATTTACGAAAACTAAAGAAGAGGCCGAAGAATACCAGCGGGACAACTATCTCGTCGCCTCCAGCTACGGCCCTATCTACGGTATCCTGGGCAAGAACGGGAAGAGCCTGTTCGTTGCTAATGCGGACCGTGGGACGAATCAATATTTCAATCTGAGGAACGATCCCGAAGGCGGCATCAATCGTGTGAACGACAAGATACTCGCTGCCGATCAGAAGATCGTTCGCGACGACGTAGAGGCAATTGCCAGGCTATACCAGTACAAATACCACGCACCCACCTTTATGGATTGGCTGATGCACTGA
- a CDS encoding TonB-dependent receptor — protein MTVFQLSADPAGSRKLFLAVSLLLAFFLFIVPGPAVAQSTFGSIVGTVKDPSGGVVPNATVTLTDVGTSATRTAQTNGQGSYAFVNVQPAHYNLSVQSKGFATQTFTDLVLQSREVKRVDAKLKVGSEATSVTVRGTSVGVVTTDQSSIAETKTGKALVDLPVAIYSRSTGSTSAYSTLTTQPGVQTDNNNSLVIAGSTPTLQSFTLDGISTLNIEYGGPTTELFPSFNSIAEIRVGESNNNAEFSGVTDVTTTSRSGTNQFHGGLFDNEENSALNAGNPFTLSKPSIHMHNFGAYLGGPVAIPHLYDGHNKTFFFASYEGLRLPKEEPFLVSVPSNAMRQGDLCSYLAAQGVAQVYQPNGTPIPCNNVPISPTSANALNALFPTPNFGPADAYQNNYQENVATPISSNQGDLRVDQYLTSKQNVFVRYTYKRMDSSMSPLSVGSPMLGTVSTPQTVSGLTAAHNWVIRPNLLNEFRAGFSSSDNQTQFNANPAALVSAIGIEGLPQVPNFATAPNFMINGFVSTGGGNASEQKNKTLEFIDNLSWTHHQHNFKFGFQFNRLRYQDGNVFGGATLGGYSYDLSSPVGQQIGDPYAAFLLGYPDAVTLAQVSDPGMIGIGHSYAFYAQDDWKATNNLTIDIGLRYELHPPLSAQNHNTAAFLPDYSSVVNGQVVNGAVVVPDKVGLGLTEPGFAQSIYPTPILMAQQAGIPSSLRFTNKTDFGPRIGFAWRLFGNDSTVLRGGYGRFVAIPLGFSSYTGWAVSTSYIATYPNDFNGSGQPQLSFPSPFPSNLFVPGLANFFDVFPLHYQDPTVQEWNLTLERNIGHDIGVRLTYMGNHGSHLDSQQDLNQVPPNTVGYNAVADQRPYPSWGILDCVCNYAVSNYNSFTAEVSKRFSRGFQFDSSYVLTKDLSDAQGGNPSNIVGAGGAMETSRFNPGLDYGNVSYDRRHRFLTTFLYDLPFGQKQRFLSSSSAFVNRIVSGWEFGGLLLFQSGPFLTPYEGTTDPAGTGILNVLGVTRTDINTSVSPYMSGSSGGVPMWLNPAAFPIPGNNIGRFGNAPVGAVTGPGTQSVSLSLLKTFMVSERLRFQFGAQAANAFNHRNYDVPNVQVDSGAFGSISGLQTAEGAGPRMIMLTGRITF, from the coding sequence ATGACCGTGTTTCAGTTGTCCGCCGACCCCGCCGGGTCTCGAAAGTTGTTCCTAGCCGTAAGCTTGCTTCTCGCGTTTTTCTTGTTCATCGTGCCAGGGCCAGCCGTGGCCCAGTCCACCTTCGGTAGTATCGTCGGGACGGTAAAGGATCCCTCGGGCGGCGTGGTACCAAACGCCACAGTCACCTTGACCGACGTGGGCACCTCGGCCACCCGCACGGCGCAGACCAACGGCCAAGGCTCCTATGCCTTCGTAAACGTGCAACCGGCGCACTACAACCTTTCGGTGCAGTCCAAGGGCTTTGCCACCCAGACCTTCACCGACCTGGTGCTGCAGTCACGGGAAGTGAAGCGCGTGGATGCCAAGCTCAAGGTGGGCTCGGAAGCGACGTCCGTTACGGTCCGGGGCACCTCGGTCGGAGTGGTGACAACCGATCAATCATCAATTGCCGAGACCAAAACTGGAAAGGCGCTCGTAGACCTCCCGGTTGCAATCTATTCGCGTTCCACGGGTTCGACCAGCGCCTACTCGACGCTGACAACTCAACCCGGCGTTCAGACCGACAATAACAACAGCCTCGTGATTGCCGGATCGACGCCCACGCTCCAGTCCTTCACGCTGGATGGCATCAGCACGCTGAACATCGAGTACGGCGGTCCCACCACCGAACTGTTCCCGTCGTTCAACTCCATCGCCGAGATTCGCGTCGGTGAGAGCAACAATAACGCCGAGTTCAGCGGCGTGACGGATGTAACCACCACGTCCCGCAGCGGCACCAACCAGTTCCACGGCGGGCTCTTCGACAATGAAGAGAACTCCGCTCTCAATGCCGGGAACCCGTTCACTCTCAGCAAGCCTTCGATCCACATGCACAATTTCGGAGCCTATCTGGGCGGGCCCGTGGCCATTCCTCATCTCTATGATGGCCACAATAAAACGTTCTTCTTCGCCAGCTACGAGGGTCTTCGTCTTCCCAAGGAAGAACCTTTCCTGGTCAGCGTGCCGTCAAACGCAATGCGGCAGGGGGATCTCTGTTCCTATCTCGCGGCGCAGGGAGTAGCGCAGGTGTATCAGCCGAACGGTACGCCGATCCCCTGCAACAACGTGCCCATCTCACCCACGTCGGCGAACGCCTTGAACGCTCTTTTCCCGACACCGAATTTCGGCCCGGCAGACGCCTACCAGAACAACTACCAGGAAAACGTTGCAACGCCCATTTCCAGCAACCAGGGCGATCTCCGAGTGGACCAGTACCTGACCAGCAAGCAAAACGTGTTCGTCCGGTACACCTACAAGAGGATGGATTCGAGCATGTCGCCGCTGTCTGTGGGGTCGCCGATGCTCGGCACGGTCTCGACACCCCAGACCGTCTCCGGATTGACTGCTGCGCACAACTGGGTGATCAGGCCGAACCTTCTCAACGAGTTTCGCGCTGGCTTCAGTTCGTCCGATAACCAGACCCAGTTCAACGCCAACCCCGCGGCGCTGGTCAGCGCGATTGGTATCGAGGGCCTGCCGCAGGTTCCCAATTTCGCAACGGCGCCTAACTTCATGATCAACGGTTTTGTGAGTACGGGTGGCGGGAATGCCAGCGAGCAGAAGAACAAGACCCTCGAATTCATCGATAACCTGAGTTGGACCCATCACCAGCACAATTTCAAGTTCGGGTTCCAGTTCAACCGCCTCCGCTACCAGGATGGAAACGTTTTCGGCGGCGCGACCCTGGGCGGGTACAGTTACGATCTTTCTTCCCCTGTCGGCCAGCAGATCGGCGATCCATACGCAGCATTCCTGCTTGGATACCCGGACGCGGTCACTCTGGCGCAAGTTAGCGACCCGGGCATGATCGGCATCGGCCACTCGTATGCTTTCTATGCCCAGGATGACTGGAAAGCCACCAACAACCTCACCATCGATATCGGGCTGCGTTACGAACTCCACCCTCCGCTTTCAGCACAGAATCACAACACCGCTGCCTTCCTGCCGGATTACTCCTCTGTCGTGAACGGGCAGGTAGTCAATGGGGCGGTGGTCGTTCCCGACAAGGTTGGTTTGGGGCTGACCGAGCCCGGGTTTGCGCAATCGATCTATCCCACGCCTATCCTTATGGCACAGCAGGCCGGAATCCCGAGTTCTCTGCGCTTCACCAACAAGACCGATTTCGGCCCACGAATCGGGTTCGCCTGGCGCTTATTTGGCAACGACAGCACCGTTCTCCGCGGCGGCTATGGAAGGTTCGTCGCGATTCCGCTCGGGTTTTCGTCCTATACCGGATGGGCCGTGAGCACCAGTTACATCGCTACGTACCCGAACGATTTCAACGGCAGCGGCCAGCCTCAGTTGTCCTTCCCGTCGCCGTTCCCATCGAACCTGTTCGTCCCGGGCCTGGCAAACTTCTTTGACGTCTTCCCCCTGCACTACCAAGATCCGACGGTGCAGGAGTGGAACTTGACGTTGGAGAGGAATATCGGACATGACATAGGCGTGAGACTGACCTACATGGGCAATCACGGCAGCCACCTTGATTCGCAGCAGGACCTGAACCAGGTGCCGCCGAACACAGTGGGTTACAACGCAGTGGCCGACCAGCGTCCCTATCCCTCGTGGGGCATCCTTGACTGCGTTTGCAATTACGCCGTCAGCAACTACAACAGTTTCACCGCGGAGGTCAGCAAGCGCTTCTCGCGCGGCTTCCAGTTCGACAGCAGCTACGTTTTGACAAAGGACTTATCGGATGCCCAGGGCGGCAATCCCAGCAACATAGTGGGCGCCGGCGGGGCGATGGAGACCAGTCGCTTCAACCCGGGCCTCGATTACGGCAATGTCTCCTACGACCGTCGCCACCGCTTTCTGACGACGTTTCTTTACGACTTGCCGTTCGGGCAGAAGCAGCGCTTCCTCTCCTCCAGCAGCGCCTTCGTAAACAGGATTGTCAGTGGATGGGAGTTCGGTGGATTGTTGCTGTTCCAGAGCGGGCCGTTCTTGACGCCGTACGAGGGCACCACCGACCCCGCGGGCACCGGCATTCTCAATGTGCTGGGCGTAACGCGCACCGATATCAACACCAGTGTTTCACCGTACATGTCGGGATCGAGCGGCGGCGTGCCGATGTGGCTGAACCCTGCGGCCTTCCCAATCCCCGGAAACAATATAGGACGTTTCGGCAATGCGCCTGTGGGAGCGGTTACCGGCCCGGGAACGCAGTCGGTTTCGCTGTCGCTGCTGAAGACGTTCATGGTCTCGGAGCGGCTGCGCTTCCAGTTCGGTGCCCAGGCTGCGAACGCCTTCAATCACCGCAACTACGACGTTCCCAACGTGCAGGTGGACTCGGGCGCCTTCGGCAGCATCAGCGGTCTGCAAACCGCAGAAGGAGCGGGGCCGCGCATGATCATGCTCACTGGCCGCATTACCTTCTGA